Within the Comamonadaceae bacterium OTU4NAUVB1 genome, the region CGGCTGGGCGGCCACGGCGGCGGCGGCGCTGCCGGTGCTCGTCGGCTTCGCCGCGCCGGCGGCCTATCTGGTGTGGGAGACCGTGAAGCGCCTGCGCCAGGGCAGCGGCGTCTCGCCGGGACTGGTGGCCAGCCTGGGCAACACGATCGCCCTGGCGCTGGGCGTCACGACGGTGGCGGTGGCGGCCGGGCTGGTGGTGGCGTGGACCGCGCGCCGCACCGGCTCCGCGCCCGCCCGGGCGCGCTGGCAGGCGCGCGCGGCGACGCTCGGCTATGCGCTACCGGGCACGGTGCTGGCCATCGGCCTGCTCACGCCCGCGCTCGCCTTCGATGCCGCGCTGGCCGGGTGGCTGGGCCTGCCCGGCCTGCCGCTGATGGGCGCGGGCGTGGTGCTGGTCGCGGCATGCACGATCCGCTTCCTGGCGATGCCCGTGGGCGGCATCGAATCGGGACTGGCGCGCATCCCGCCCGCGCTGGAACAGGCCGCGCGCCTGCTGGGCGAGGGCCCCGGCGGCACGCTGCGCCGCGTCCACCTGCCGCTGCTGCGGCCGGCCCTGGCGACGAGCGCGCTGCTGGTGTTCGTCGACGCCATGAAGGAGCTGCCCGCCACGCTGCTGCTGCGCCCGGCCAACTTCGACACCCTGGCCACCTGGCTCTATGCCGAGGCCGCGCGCGGCACCTACGAGGAAGGCGCCATCGCCGCGCTGGCCATCGTGGCGGCCGGGCTGGCGCCGGTGCTGCTGCTCGCGCGCGCGCAGTTCACGACGACCGCACCGCCGGGCACGCCCATCGAAGCCGCCACGCCGGCCGACCCGTCCTCCCTGTATCCCTTGCCTCTGCATCCATGACGCCGACGCCATCGGGCACCGCCCTGCACCTGGAAGCCGTGCGCATCGCCTACGACGGCGCGCGCGGACCGCACGCCGTCGTCGACGGCTTCTCGCTCGCGCTGGATGCCGGGCGCATCGCCTGCCTGCTCGGGCCCTCGGGCTGCGGCAAGACGACCGTGCTGCGCGCCATCGCCGGCTTCGAGCCGGTGCGCGCCGGGCGCATCGCCCTGGGCGGGCAGACGCTGTCCTCGCCTTCGGTGCACCTGCCGCCGGAGCGCCGTCGCGTCGGCATGATGTTCCAGGAGTACGCCCTGTTCCCGCACCTGAGCGCGGCGCAGAACGTCGCCTTCGGGCTGCGCCGGTCGCCGCGCGCGGCGCAGGCGGCGCGCACGGCCGAACTGCTGGCGCTGGTCGGTCTGCCCGATGCGGGCGGGCGGCATCCGCACGAGCTCTCCGGCGGCCAGCAGCAGCGCATCGCGCTGGCCCGCGCGCTGGCGCCCTCGCCGGCGCTGCTGCTGCTCGACGAGCCGTTCTCCAACCTCGATGGCGACACCCGCGAGCGCCTGACCGCCGAGGTGCGCGCCATCCTGCGCGCGGCCGGCCAGACCGCGCTGCTGGTCACCCACAACCAGACCGAGGCCCACGCGATGGCCGACCACATCGGCGTGATGCACGGCGGGCGGCTGGCGCGTTGGGACGCGGTGGCGCGCGCCTGAGCGAGGACCGGCCGCGGCGTGGCGTGGGGTCTCCCGCCGGGGGTGGCGCGACGTGGCGGAGGCTGCGCCGACAATGCCCGGCCCACCATTTCCACGCCCCGGTCCACGGGCTTCTGCCGTAATGAGACTCCTCCACACCATGCTGCGCGTCGGCGACCTCCAGCGCTCGATCGACTTCTACACCCAGGTGCTGGGCATGAAGGTGCTGCGCACCTCCGAGAACCCCGAATACAAGTACAGCCTCGCCTTCGTCGGCTTCGAGGGCAATCCGGCCCAGGCCGAGATCGAGCTGACCTACAACTGGGGCACCGACGCCTACGAACTGGGCACCGCCTACGGCCACATCGCCCTGGGCATGCCCGACATCTACGCCGCCTGCGAGAAGATCCGCGCGGCCGGCGGCAACGTCTCGCGCGAGCCCGGCCCGGTCAAGGGCGGCACCACCGTCATCGCCTTCGTGACGGACCCGGACGGCTACAAGATCGAGCTGATCCAGCGCGACGAGGGCGCGGGCGGCGGCGGGTTGCGCTGAGACCCCGCGCGAACCGGGTCCCGGCAGCGTCGACGGACGCCTAGAAGCTCGATCCGGGCGTTTTCAGGAACGCCAGTTCCTCGTCGCTCGAGACCCGCCCCAGGATCGCGTTGCGGTGCGGATAGCGTCCGAAGCGCTCGATGATCGCCTTGTGGCGGCGCTCGAAATCCAGGTTGTTCTGGATGCCGAGCGCGGTGAACAGGCGTTCGGCTTCCTCGTGCACGCGCCGCGATTCGCTGTGCATGAAGGGCATGTAGAGGAAGACGCGGCGCTCGGGTGGCAGCGCCAGATCGTGGCCGGCCGCGACGGCCTCCTGCGCCAGGACCAGGGCCATCGGGTCGGCCGCGAACGCGTCCGGCGCGCCGCGATGGATGTTGCGCGAGAACTGGTCGAGCACGATCACCTCGGCCAGCCGGCCGGCCGCGTCGCCGCGCCAGCCGGAGAGTTCGCCCTGCAAGGCCGCCGCGTGCAGTGCGCCGAAGCGTTGCGCGATCGCGGCGTCGAAGGCGGGGTCGACCTTCCACCATTGGGCGGGCGTGGTCTCGTCGAACCAGAAGCGGAGAATGTCGTCGGGCATGTCGAGGGTCCGGGGAGTCGAAAACCGACGATTGGACACCGGATCGACCACGGCGCCGCGCGGGCGCCCGCCGCTCAGCAGCCCAGCAGGTCCGCCAGCCCCCCGATGTCGCGGGCATGGAGGTCGTTGCCGGCCTCGGGCGAGACGTCCTTGACCTGTCGCGCGCCGAATTCCAGCGGACGCTCGATGTAGGCCGTGCGCAACCCGCAGGCACGCGCGGCGGCCAGGTCGTCGTGGTGCGCGGCGGCCAGCATCACCCGCCCGGGCGCGACGTCGAACACCGACGCCACGCCCCGGTAGGTGCGCGCGTCGGGCTTGTAGGCCTGGAAGACCTCCGCCGACAGCACGCAGTCCCAGGGCAGCCCGGCGCGCTTGGCCATGGCCGCGAGCAGCGCGATGTTGCCGTTGGACAGCGGACAGATCGTGTAGCGCCGCTTCAGGCGCGCGAGTCCGGCGACCGCGTCCGGCCAGGCCGGCAGGCGGTGCCAGGCGCGGTTGAGGTCGCGCCGCGCGGCGTCGTCGAGTCGTCCGGCGACGCCGAAGTCGCGCAGCACGCCGTCGAGGATGCGCAGGTGCAGGTCGTCGAGCCGCACGAAGCCGCTCTCGCCCGCCTCGATGGCCGCCATGACGCCGCGCATGGCCGGCTGGTAGCCGGCACGCCAGGCCAGCGCGAAGGCGTCGCCGTCGATGCCGGGCAAGGCGCGGGACGCCTCGGCGGCGATGCCGCCGTGCCAGTCGACCACCGTGCCGAAGACGTCGAAGGCGATGACGTCGATGCCGGCCGGGTCGAAGCCGGACCGGAGAGCGGTGGTGGTCGAGGCGGCGGCGTCCATGGCGTGCCGGCGGTCAGCGCGCGAGCTTCGACGCGTCGCGCGCCAGCTGCTCGATGCGGCCCCAGTCGCCGGAGCGGATGGCGTCGGTCGGCACGATCCACGAGCCCCCCACGCACGCCACGTTCGACAGCGCCAGGAACTCCGGCGCGTTGCCCAGGTGGATGCCGCCGGTCGGACAGAACGTCACGTCCCCGAACGGCCCCTGCCACGCCTTGAGCATCGCCAGCCCGCCGGCCTGCACCGCCGGGAAGAACTTCAGCTGCTGGTGGCCGTCCTCCTGCGCCATCATGATCTCGCCTCCGGTCGCCACGCCCGGCAGCAGCGGCAGGCCCAGGTCGTGGCACGCCTTGCCCACCGAGCGGGTGTAGCCCGGGCTCACGCCGAATCGCGCCCCGGCCAGCGCCGAGGCCTGCGCGTCGGCGGCCGTGCGGATCGTGCCCGCCCCCACCACCGCCTCGGGCACCTCCCGGGCGATCGCCTCGATGCACTGCAGCGCCTGCGCCGTGCGCAGCGTCACCTCCAGCATGCGGATGCCGCCGGCCACCAGCGCGCGCGCCAGCGGCACGGCCTGCGCCACGTCGTCGAGCACGATCACCGGGATCACCGGCGCGTCGCGCATCACCTCGAGGGCGGTCAAAGAATTCGTCATGTCATGGCTCCGTCGTTGTTGGGTCGTGGGTGCGGGGGATGGGACTACAGCCACGTGCAGGCGCCTTCTTCGGCGGTCAGGGCGTTGCGACGCATGCCCGCGAAAAGTTCGCGGCCCAGGCCGTGGCCGTCGGCGAAGCGCTGTTCGTCGGTCATGGTGGCGTGCTCGCGGGCGGCCCACTCGTCCTCGGGGATCAGCACGGCCAGTGTGCCCGCCACCGAATCCAGCCGGATCAGGTCGCCGTCGCGCACCTTGGCCAGCGGACCGCCGGCGGCGGCCTCGGGCGAGACGTGGATCGCCGCGGGCACCTTGCCCGAGGCGCCGCTCATGCGCCCGTCGGTCACCAGCGCCACGCGGAAGCCCTTGCCCTGGAGCACCGACAGCGGCGGCGTGAGCTTGTGCAGTTCGGGCATGCCGTTGGCGCGCGGGCCCTGCCAGCGCACCACGCAGACGACGTCGCGATCGAGTTCACCGGCCGCGAAGGCCTTCTGCAGGCCGGCCTGGGAATCGAAGACGCGCGCCGGTGCCTCCACCACGTGCCGGTCGTCGGGCACCGAGGACACCTTGATCACGCTGCGTCCCAGGTTGCCCTTGAGCAGCTTGAGCCCGCCGCTGGCGCTGAACGGCGCCGACACCGGCCGCGCCACGGTCTCGTCCTTCGACGGCGCGGCGCTGCGCCAGCTCAGCGACGGGTCGCCGCCCCCGGCGAGCACCGGCACGTTCGCGAACTCGGCGATGCCCCCGGCGCGCACGGTCAGCACGTCGGCGTGCATCAGGCCGGCGCCGACCAGTTCGCCGATGACGAAGCCCGGTCCGCCCGCCTCCTGGAAGGCGTTGACGTCGGCGCTGCCGTTGGGATAGACCCGCGTGAGCAGCGGCACCACGTCGGAGAGGTCGGAGAAGTCGTTCCAGTCGATCCGGATGCCGGCGGCGCGGGCCACGGCGACCCAGTGGATCAGGTGATTGGTCGAGCCGCCGGTGGCCAGCAGCGCGACCATGGCGTTGACGATGCAGCGCTCGTCGACCACCTCGCCGATCGGCGGGCAGCGGAAGGACGCGTCGGCACCCGATGCCCGGCCAAGCACCGTGCGCACGGCCTCGCGCGTGAGCGCCTCGCGCATCGAATCGCCGGGCTGGATGAAGGCGGTGCCGGGCACGTGCAGGCCCATGGCCTCCAGCAGCATCTGGTTGCTGTTGGCGGTGCCGTAGAAGGTGCAGGTGCCGGGCGCGTGGTAGGCGGCCATCTCGGCCTCCATCAGGCCGTCGCGGCCGACCAGGCCCTGCGCGGCCTGCTCGCGCACCTTGGCCTTGGCGCTGTTGGACAGGCCCGAGGGCATCGGCCCGGCCGGCACGAACACGGTGGGCAGGTGGCCGAAGTGCAGCGCGCCGATCAGCAGGCCCGGCACGATCTTGTCGCACACGCCCAGCATCAGCGCGGCGTCGAACATGTCGTGGGTCAGCGCCACCGCAGTGCCCATGGCGATGGTGTCGCGGCTGAACAGGCTGAGCTCCATGCCGGGCGTGCCCTGCGTCACGCCGTCGCACATCGCCGGCACGCCGCCGGCGACCTGCGCGGTGGCGCCCAGACGGCGCGCCTCGTGCTTGAGGATGTCGGGATACCCCTGGTAGGGCGCGTGGGCCGAGAGCATGTCGTTGTAGGCCGTGACGATGCCGATGTTGGGCGCCCGTTCGGCGACGATGCGCAGCTTGTCGCTGGCCGGCACCCCGGCCACGGCGTGCGCCACGTTGGCGCAGCCCATGCGGTCGGAGCCGCGATCACGCCGGGCCATCTCGGCGATCTGGTGCAGGTAGCGCTCGCGCTCGGGACGGCTGCGCTCGCGGATGCGGTCGGTGACGCGGCTGACGATGGGATGGGTGGTCATGGGGAGGTCTTTGTGCTCTCTGGAGGAAGAGTGCCGCCGGGCGGTCCCGGCTTCGAGGGAACACTATCGTATCAAGCACATGCCGGAAAAACCCGTCCTTTCACGCGCCCGGGCGGCGGGCCGGCGCAATCGAACGCGGCCGGCGCAACGCGGTACGCGGGGGACGCGGCGGCGTATCGACGCGCCTGGCGCCGAGGCACCTTCCGGGCCCGGCCGGAACGGCATCCCGGCCGTGGCCCGGACGAAAAAAAGCCCGGTCGTCGCCGGGCTCGATCGGGGCGCGCGCCGGTCAGTCGACCAGCTTGACCTCGACGCGGCGGGCCTCGGCGTTGTTGCCCGAACCGGTGCCCATGACCGGCTTCTGCAGGTCCACGCGATCGGCCGGCACGCCCAGGCCGATCAGCACGTCGCGCACGGTCTGGGCGCGCAGCTTGGCGAGTTCCTCGTTCACCGCCGCGTCGCCGGTGGCATCGTGGAAGCCCGACACCATGGCGCGGCGACCGGTGCCGATGCCCTGGATCACGGCGGCCAGCGCCTCGGCCGCGCCGGGAGCGAGGTCGGCGCTGCCGGTGGCGAAGTAGAAGTTCACGATGCCGTTGGCCACGCTGATGCTGGCGCCTTCGGGGATGACGACGGTGACCGTCTCGGTGACGACGCTGACCGTCGGCGTGCCGGGCACGATCACGACCGCCGCGGCTTCCGGTTCGGCCGGACGCGTGGCCAGGCCGTAGCGGTAGACGGCGAAACCGACGACCGTGAAGACCACCAGCGCGATCAGTGCGAAAAGGAAGCCGAGGGCGAAACGCTGCTGACTGTCGTCGTCGTGGGGGGATGACATCCGGTGATCTCCGTAGGAAAGTGAATTGGGCACGTGAATAATGGGCGGGTGAGCCATGATCGCGAAATTGTAGGCGGCGCCGCGCACCGGTCCGCCGCGGCCGCCGCGCCGACGCCCCTCGACCCCCAGCCGTCGCTCGAACGCGTCATCGCCGAATGGGGCGGTCGCGACGACCTCTGGCTGTTCGGCTACGGCTCGCTCATCTGGCGCCAGGAGTTCGACGCCGCCGAGCACCGGCCGGCGCTGGTGCACGGCTGGCACCGGGCCCTCAAGCTCTGGAGCCGCGCGCATCGCGGCACGGTGCACAACCCGGGCCTGGTCTTCGGACTGCTTTCGGGCGGAAGCTGCCGGGGCGTGGTGTTCCGCGTGCCGGCCGCCGCCGGACTAGAGGCGCTCGGACGGCTCTGGCTGCGCGAGATGGCCGACTCGATCTACGACCCGCGCTGGCTCGACTGCCGCACCGCCGGCGGCACGGTGCGCGCGCTCGCCTTCACGCTTTCGCGACGCAGCCCGCATTTCGCCGGCCAGCTCGACGACGACCACTACCGCCATGTCTTTCGCAGCGCCAGCGGGAATTTCGGCACCTCGCTCGACTACGCGCGCCTGACCCTGCAGGAACTGCAGCGCCACGCGATCCACGACCGCGCACTGGCGCGGCTGGTGCGACTGGCCGAGCGGGTGGAGCAGGAGCGTGCGCCGACGCCGGAGCCGACGCCGGACGCGGCCGAGGTCGCGCTCAGTCTTCCGCCGGTCCCGCCACGCGACTGAGGAACAGGGCCTCGGCCGCGGCCAGGTCGGCCAGGGTGTCGATGTCGGTGACGATGCCGGCGTCGTCCACCGCCAGTTCGGCCACGCGCCCGGCGTCGCGCAGGCGCCGCAGCACCGGGGCGGCGCCGAACTCGCCGGTCAGGCGCAGCAGGTCGTCGCGGCAGGCGGCGGAGAAGGCGACCGGGTGCCCGCGCCGGCCCGCGTGAACCGGCTGCACGGCATGACCGGCGACCCCGTCCGGCGACGCCGCGTCCATCCCGGGTGCCCGGGCCGCCCCGGACGTCGGAATGACGGGCGTCGCCGGCCGCTCGCCCAAGGCCCGCGCCACGCGCCGCAGCGTGCGCGGCCGCACCAGCGGCAGGTCCGCCGGCAGCACCAGCCAGCCGGCGGCGCCCGCCGTCGCCCGCACCGCCGCCGCGATCGAGTCGCCCATGCCCGGATGGCCGGCGTCCTCGACGTGCCACGGCAACCCGCTCGCGCGCACGGCGTCCAGGGTGCGCTCGCGCACCGGCCGGCCGCCGATCGGCGCGTCGAGCTTGTGCAGGGTTCCGCCCGAGGCCCGGAAGCGCTCGCCGCGCCCGGAGGCGAGCACGATCACCGTGGGTCGGTCGGCGCTCGGAGCGGCCGGGACGTCGGGGACGGGCGCGAGGCCGCGGAGGGATTCGGGAGGCTGCATCGGCGTCAGTATCCGGTGCGCGTGCGCGACGCCCGTGCAGCACGGACAATTCGGCCATGACCGATCCCCAGCACCCCGGCGCCGCCCCCGCCCCTTCCTCCACCGAACTCGCCGCGCTGCGCAAGAGCTACGAACGCGCCGAACTCGACGAGACCCGTAGCGAAGCCGACCCGCTGCGACAGTTCGAGCGCTGGCTGGGCGAGGCCATCGACGCGCGCGTGCCCGAGCCCAACGCCATGACGCTGGCCACCGTCGGCGCAGACCTGCGGCCGTCCACGCGCATCGTGCTGATCAAGGGCCTGGATGCGCGCGGCCTGGTCTGGTACACCAACTACGACAGCCGCAAGGGGCGCGAACTCGCGGGCAATCCGTTCGCGGCCCTGCAGTTCCACTGGGTGGAGCTCGAACGCGTCGTGCGCATCGAGGGCGTGGTCGAGAAGACCGATGCCGCCGAGAGCGACGCCTATTTCGCGAGCCGGCCGCTCGACTCGCGCCTGGGTGCCTGGGCGAGCCCGCAGAGCGAGGTGATCGAGGGCCGCGAGGTCCTGGTGGCGAACGCCGA harbors:
- a CDS encoding ABC transporter ATP-binding protein, which translates into the protein MTPTPSGTALHLEAVRIAYDGARGPHAVVDGFSLALDAGRIACLLGPSGCGKTTVLRAIAGFEPVRAGRIALGGQTLSSPSVHLPPERRRVGMMFQEYALFPHLSAAQNVAFGLRRSPRAAQAARTAELLALVGLPDAGGRHPHELSGGQQQRIALARALAPSPALLLLDEPFSNLDGDTRERLTAEVRAILRAAGQTALLVTHNQTEAHAMADHIGVMHGGRLARWDAVARA
- the gloA gene encoding lactoylglutathione lyase is translated as MRLLHTMLRVGDLQRSIDFYTQVLGMKVLRTSENPEYKYSLAFVGFEGNPAQAEIELTYNWGTDAYELGTAYGHIALGMPDIYAACEKIRAAGGNVSREPGPVKGGTTVIAFVTDPDGYKIELIQRDEGAGGGGLR
- a CDS encoding DUF924 domain-containing protein: MPDDILRFWFDETTPAQWWKVDPAFDAAIAQRFGALHAAALQGELSGWRGDAAGRLAEVIVLDQFSRNIHRGAPDAFAADPMALVLAQEAVAAGHDLALPPERRVFLYMPFMHSESRRVHEEAERLFTALGIQNNLDFERRHKAIIERFGRYPHRNAILGRVSSDEELAFLKTPGSSF
- a CDS encoding haloacid dehalogenase type II, yielding MDAAASTTTALRSGFDPAGIDVIAFDVFGTVVDWHGGIAAEASRALPGIDGDAFALAWRAGYQPAMRGVMAAIEAGESGFVRLDDLHLRILDGVLRDFGVAGRLDDAARRDLNRAWHRLPAWPDAVAGLARLKRRYTICPLSNGNIALLAAMAKRAGLPWDCVLSAEVFQAYKPDARTYRGVASVFDVAPGRVMLAAAHHDDLAAARACGLRTAYIERPLEFGARQVKDVSPEAGNDLHARDIGGLADLLGC
- the eda gene encoding bifunctional 4-hydroxy-2-oxoglutarate aldolase/2-dehydro-3-deoxy-phosphogluconate aldolase; amino-acid sequence: MTNSLTALEVMRDAPVIPVIVLDDVAQAVPLARALVAGGIRMLEVTLRTAQALQCIEAIAREVPEAVVGAGTIRTAADAQASALAGARFGVSPGYTRSVGKACHDLGLPLLPGVATGGEIMMAQEDGHQQLKFFPAVQAGGLAMLKAWQGPFGDVTFCPTGGIHLGNAPEFLALSNVACVGGSWIVPTDAIRSGDWGRIEQLARDASKLAR
- the edd gene encoding phosphogluconate dehydratase, which gives rise to MTTHPIVSRVTDRIRERSRPERERYLHQIAEMARRDRGSDRMGCANVAHAVAGVPASDKLRIVAERAPNIGIVTAYNDMLSAHAPYQGYPDILKHEARRLGATAQVAGGVPAMCDGVTQGTPGMELSLFSRDTIAMGTAVALTHDMFDAALMLGVCDKIVPGLLIGALHFGHLPTVFVPAGPMPSGLSNSAKAKVREQAAQGLVGRDGLMEAEMAAYHAPGTCTFYGTANSNQMLLEAMGLHVPGTAFIQPGDSMREALTREAVRTVLGRASGADASFRCPPIGEVVDERCIVNAMVALLATGGSTNHLIHWVAVARAAGIRIDWNDFSDLSDVVPLLTRVYPNGSADVNAFQEAGGPGFVIGELVGAGLMHADVLTVRAGGIAEFANVPVLAGGGDPSLSWRSAAPSKDETVARPVSAPFSASGGLKLLKGNLGRSVIKVSSVPDDRHVVEAPARVFDSQAGLQKAFAAGELDRDVVCVVRWQGPRANGMPELHKLTPPLSVLQGKGFRVALVTDGRMSGASGKVPAAIHVSPEAAAGGPLAKVRDGDLIRLDSVAGTLAVLIPEDEWAAREHATMTDEQRFADGHGLGRELFAGMRRNALTAEEGACTWL
- a CDS encoding OmpA family protein codes for the protein MSSPHDDDSQQRFALGFLFALIALVVFTVVGFAVYRYGLATRPAEPEAAAVVIVPGTPTVSVVTETVTVVIPEGASISVANGIVNFYFATGSADLAPGAAEALAAVIQGIGTGRRAMVSGFHDATGDAAVNEELAKLRAQTVRDVLIGLGVPADRVDLQKPVMGTGSGNNAEARRVEVKLVD
- a CDS encoding gamma-glutamylcyclotransferase, which encodes MSHDREIVGGAAHRSAAAAAPTPLDPQPSLERVIAEWGGRDDLWLFGYGSLIWRQEFDAAEHRPALVHGWHRALKLWSRAHRGTVHNPGLVFGLLSGGSCRGVVFRVPAAAGLEALGRLWLREMADSIYDPRWLDCRTAGGTVRALAFTLSRRSPHFAGQLDDDHYRHVFRSASGNFGTSLDYARLTLQELQRHAIHDRALARLVRLAERVEQERAPTPEPTPDAAEVALSLPPVPPRD
- a CDS encoding NTP transferase domain-containing protein; the protein is MQPPESLRGLAPVPDVPAAPSADRPTVIVLASGRGERFRASGGTLHKLDAPIGGRPVRERTLDAVRASGLPWHVEDAGHPGMGDSIAAAVRATAGAAGWLVLPADLPLVRPRTLRRVARALGERPATPVIPTSGAARAPGMDAASPDGVAGHAVQPVHAGRRGHPVAFSAACRDDLLRLTGEFGAAPVLRRLRDAGRVAELAVDDAGIVTDIDTLADLAAAEALFLSRVAGPAED
- the pdxH gene encoding pyridoxamine 5'-phosphate oxidase; amino-acid sequence: MTDPQHPGAAPAPSSTELAALRKSYERAELDETRSEADPLRQFERWLGEAIDARVPEPNAMTLATVGADLRPSTRIVLIKGLDARGLVWYTNYDSRKGRELAGNPFAALQFHWVELERVVRIEGVVEKTDAAESDAYFASRPLDSRLGAWASPQSEVIEGREVLVANAERAAARFSQSPPRPPHWGGYRLVPERWEFWQGRRSRLHDRLRYRREDQGAPGADAPGWLRERLAP